A single genomic interval of Porphyromonas sp. oral taxon 275 harbors:
- the prmA gene encoding 50S ribosomal protein L11 methyltransferase, whose product MQYTCYTLSVVRRPETLETEVLFDLLASELASVGFDSFDSQDGEHLLAYIPTELIEGNEALTELLSTPILEGVELSYSSEQMPDINWNEEWEKHYFQPIVLGEEACLVRAPFHAPRPEIPLEVIIEPKMAFGTGNHETTALVGSWLLEHDLTGLRVLDMGCGTGILGIIALKRGARHLTAIDIDPWAYDNVQENAQLSGVTIQEMICGDASSLEGKAPYDLILANITRNILLEDMPRYRAVMAPGARLVLSGFYEEDAPQLIARGAELGLSLISQRSRQRWTSLELQLA is encoded by the coding sequence ATGCAATACACCTGCTATACCCTCAGCGTCGTCCGTCGCCCGGAGACGCTCGAGACGGAGGTCCTCTTTGACCTCCTAGCCTCGGAGCTCGCCTCCGTAGGCTTCGACAGCTTCGACAGCCAGGACGGCGAGCACCTGCTGGCCTATATTCCCACCGAGCTCATCGAGGGCAACGAGGCGCTCACGGAGCTGCTCTCGACACCTATTCTTGAGGGCGTGGAGCTCAGCTACAGCAGCGAGCAGATGCCCGACATCAACTGGAATGAGGAGTGGGAGAAGCACTACTTCCAGCCCATCGTCTTGGGCGAGGAGGCCTGCCTCGTACGTGCCCCCTTCCACGCACCCCGTCCTGAGATCCCGCTGGAGGTCATCATCGAGCCCAAGATGGCCTTCGGCACAGGCAACCACGAGACCACTGCGCTGGTCGGGAGCTGGCTGCTGGAGCACGACCTCACCGGGCTGCGCGTGCTGGACATGGGCTGCGGCACCGGCATCCTCGGCATCATCGCCCTGAAGCGCGGCGCCCGTCACCTCACCGCCATCGACATCGATCCCTGGGCCTACGACAACGTCCAGGAGAACGCCCAGCTCAGTGGTGTCACCATCCAGGAGATGATCTGCGGCGACGCCTCCAGCCTCGAGGGCAAGGCGCCCTACGACCTGATCCTGGCGAACATCACCCGCAACATCCTCCTGGAGGATATGCCCCGCTACCGTGCCGTCATGGCTCCGGGGGCACGCCTCGTCCTCAGCGGCTTCTACGAGGAGGATGCCCCGCAGCTCATCGCCCGCGGCGCGGAGCTCGGCCTCAGCCTCATCTCCCAGCGTAGCCGCCAGCGCTGGACCTCGCTGGAGCTCCAGCTTGCCTAA
- the hemL gene encoding glutamate-1-semialdehyde 2,1-aminomutase codes for MTQRTELSEALFERASQYIPGGVNSPVRAFRSVGLTPRYIEHGKGAHIYDVDGNEYIDYISSWGPLLLGHAYPPILEAIERELHRGTSYGACNAREVEMAELICTQFFPSVERVRMVNSGTEATMSAVRLARGFTGRDKILKFEGCYHGHADSFLISAGSGLATFGQTSSAGVTARTAEDTLVAQYNDLESVRAVLEAHRGEVAAVILEPIMGNMGLIPPQPGFLQGLRQLTEEEGILLIFDEVISGFRAARGGAQELYGIRPDLTCLGKIIGGGLPVGAFGGRADIMDRLAPLGNVYQAGTLSGNPLALAAGITMLRELAAPDFYERLEAQGLAFEARIRPILEHYSDRLSYNRVGSLSTIFFRPGGVRSNAEARESDTETYARYFRGMIARGIYLPPSQYECIFLSMAHSAEDFDRTASAMDEVLREVLG; via the coding sequence ATGACACAAAGGACAGAGCTCTCCGAGGCCCTCTTCGAGCGCGCCTCACAGTATATCCCCGGCGGGGTCAATAGCCCCGTGCGCGCCTTCCGCTCGGTAGGCCTGACGCCGCGCTACATAGAGCACGGCAAGGGGGCACACATCTACGACGTCGATGGCAACGAGTATATCGACTACATCTCCTCCTGGGGGCCCCTACTCCTCGGGCACGCCTATCCGCCCATCCTCGAGGCGATCGAGCGCGAGCTGCATCGCGGCACCAGCTACGGCGCCTGCAATGCCCGCGAGGTCGAGATGGCCGAGCTGATCTGCACGCAGTTCTTCCCCTCCGTGGAGCGCGTACGCATGGTGAACTCGGGGACCGAGGCTACGATGAGCGCCGTGCGTCTAGCGCGTGGCTTCACGGGCAGGGACAAGATCCTGAAGTTCGAGGGCTGCTATCATGGGCATGCCGACAGCTTCCTCATCTCGGCGGGCTCGGGGCTGGCGACCTTCGGACAGACCTCCAGCGCAGGCGTCACCGCCCGTACAGCAGAGGACACACTGGTCGCTCAGTACAATGATCTCGAGAGCGTCAGAGCAGTGCTCGAGGCACACCGCGGGGAGGTCGCCGCGGTCATCCTCGAGCCCATCATGGGGAACATGGGGCTCATCCCTCCCCAGCCGGGCTTCCTCCAGGGGCTACGTCAGCTCACCGAGGAGGAGGGCATCCTGCTGATCTTCGACGAGGTCATCAGCGGCTTCCGCGCAGCACGCGGCGGGGCGCAGGAGCTCTACGGCATACGCCCCGACCTGACTTGCCTGGGGAAGATCATCGGCGGTGGGCTGCCTGTGGGCGCCTTCGGAGGTCGCGCCGACATTATGGATAGGCTTGCCCCGCTGGGCAATGTCTATCAGGCAGGGACGCTCTCGGGCAACCCACTGGCTCTGGCAGCTGGTATCACGATGCTACGTGAGCTCGCCGCCCCCGACTTCTACGAGCGTCTGGAGGCGCAGGGCCTTGCCTTCGAAGCCCGCATCCGCCCCATCCTCGAGCACTACAGCGATCGGCTGAGCTACAATCGCGTGGGCTCGCTCTCGACCATCTTCTTCCGTCCTGGCGGCGTCCGAAGCAACGCCGAGGCGCGTGAGAGCGACACCGAGACCTATGCGCGCTACTTCCGTGGCATGATCGCCCGCGGCATCTACCTACCGCCCTCCCAGTACGAATGTATCTTCCTCTCGATGGCGCACAGTGCTGAGGACTTCGACCGCACGGCCTCGGCCATGGACGAAGTGCTACGCGAGGTGCTGGGCTAG
- a CDS encoding family 20 glycosylhydrolase produces MKIQTSSLRRAAGIALGALGLLLGTAPLTAAPADSLRLIPRPASITWGAGHAQLPTTLTVSPLLPQVIQTQLSQQAGIKVKATTKAPLLSVRLDRRLAGREAYRLSVGPRGMQLLAKDSSALLQGGQTLLQLVGQYGRRLPQLSITDSARFAWRGIMLDVSRHFMSADFIIQLLDEMARYKMNRFHWHLVDGGGWRFPSEKYPLLTKKAAWRTIADWDSWWQHDRRFVDEGTPGAYGGAYTKDDIRRVVAHAARLGITIVPEIELPGHSNELPAAYPELTCKGKWTFDATDVCIGRESTFRFFEDILGEVLELFPSYYIHIGGDEAAMNHWGSCPDCRARMKQEGLKDEHELQSYMIRRIERYLNGKGRQLIGWDEILMGGLAPNAAVMSWRGEEGGITAAKAGHKVVMTPGNYVYLDFYQRESKGEPRAIGGFTPLEKTYSYNPTPAVLSPAEQQYILGVQGNLWTEYVEDEQHAAYMLFPRLLAIAEIGWTPQAERSYPDFLRRVAAQLPGLKARGINSYPLKRIAVYSEIDTARREVALCLSSEQPSAEIRYTTDGTMPTASSRLYTGERISSRDSILLVARLFRDGKALDFPEVSYRTDYHLGIGRPIYYNEGCQWNPKYPAGGARALVDGLRGTPTYLDGLWQGFTMPLDVTVDLGETKALRHVFAKFMQEKMQWVYMPHHVELLLSDDGTNWRSLGQRVTTTDDGDFLPSFETFSFPIAERARYVRVKAANQRSAGHFIFLDELVIQ; encoded by the coding sequence ATGAAGATACAGACCTCTAGCCTCAGACGAGCCGCGGGCATCGCCCTCGGTGCTCTTGGCCTCCTCCTCGGCACAGCGCCCCTCACGGCGGCTCCTGCCGACAGCCTCCGTCTGATCCCACGTCCCGCCTCCATCACCTGGGGCGCAGGGCACGCTCAGCTCCCCACGACCCTGACGGTCTCGCCGCTCCTGCCTCAGGTCATCCAGACCCAGCTCAGCCAGCAGGCGGGGATCAAGGTCAAGGCCACGACCAAGGCTCCTCTGCTCTCTGTGCGCCTGGATCGGCGCCTCGCGGGACGCGAGGCCTACCGCCTCAGCGTCGGCCCGCGCGGCATGCAGCTCCTAGCCAAAGACAGCAGCGCCCTCCTGCAGGGCGGGCAGACGCTGCTGCAGCTCGTCGGGCAGTACGGACGCCGCCTGCCGCAGCTCTCCATCACGGACTCGGCACGCTTCGCCTGGCGCGGGATCATGCTCGACGTATCGCGCCACTTCATGTCCGCCGACTTCATCATCCAGCTGCTGGACGAGATGGCGCGCTACAAGATGAACCGCTTCCACTGGCACCTGGTCGATGGCGGCGGCTGGCGCTTCCCCTCGGAGAAGTACCCCCTGCTGACGAAGAAGGCCGCCTGGCGCACCATCGCCGACTGGGACAGCTGGTGGCAGCACGATCGCCGCTTCGTCGATGAGGGCACGCCCGGAGCCTACGGCGGCGCCTACACCAAGGACGACATCCGCCGCGTCGTAGCCCATGCCGCCCGCCTCGGCATCACCATCGTGCCCGAGATCGAGCTCCCGGGGCACAGCAATGAGCTGCCTGCCGCCTACCCCGAGCTGACCTGTAAGGGCAAGTGGACCTTCGACGCTACGGACGTCTGCATCGGGCGGGAGAGTACCTTCCGCTTCTTCGAGGACATCCTCGGCGAGGTGCTGGAGCTCTTCCCCTCCTACTACATCCACATCGGTGGCGACGAGGCCGCGATGAACCACTGGGGCAGCTGCCCCGACTGCCGCGCCCGCATGAAGCAGGAGGGCCTCAAGGACGAGCACGAGCTGCAGAGCTACATGATCCGCCGCATCGAGCGCTACCTCAACGGCAAGGGCCGCCAGCTCATCGGCTGGGATGAGATCCTGATGGGCGGCCTCGCCCCCAACGCCGCCGTGATGAGCTGGCGCGGTGAGGAGGGCGGTATCACCGCGGCCAAGGCAGGGCACAAGGTCGTCATGACCCCAGGCAACTACGTCTATCTCGACTTCTACCAGCGTGAGAGCAAGGGCGAGCCCCGCGCTATCGGCGGCTTCACCCCACTGGAGAAGACCTATTCCTACAACCCCACCCCCGCCGTCCTCAGCCCCGCCGAGCAGCAGTACATCCTCGGCGTGCAGGGCAACCTCTGGACGGAGTACGTAGAGGACGAGCAGCACGCCGCCTACATGCTCTTCCCTCGTCTGCTGGCTATCGCCGAGATCGGCTGGACGCCTCAGGCGGAACGCAGCTACCCCGACTTCCTACGCCGCGTAGCCGCCCAGCTGCCTGGGCTGAAGGCTCGAGGCATCAATAGCTACCCGCTCAAGCGTATCGCCGTCTACAGCGAGATCGACACGGCACGCCGTGAGGTAGCGCTGTGCCTCTCCAGCGAGCAGCCCTCGGCCGAGATCCGCTACACCACCGACGGCACGATGCCCACGGCCTCCTCGCGCCTCTATACGGGCGAGCGCATCAGCTCGCGCGACTCCATCCTGCTGGTGGCACGCCTCTTCCGTGACGGCAAGGCACTGGACTTCCCCGAGGTCAGCTACCGCACGGACTACCACCTCGGTATCGGCCGACCTATCTACTACAATGAGGGCTGCCAGTGGAATCCCAAGTATCCCGCAGGCGGCGCCCGCGCTCTCGTAGACGGCCTACGTGGCACACCGACCTACCTCGATGGCCTCTGGCAGGGCTTCACCATGCCGCTGGACGTGACCGTCGACCTTGGGGAGACGAAGGCGCTACGGCATGTCTTCGCCAAGTTCATGCAGGAGAAGATGCAGTGGGTCTATATGCCGCACCACGTCGAGCTGCTCCTCAGCGATGACGGGACGAACTGGCGCAGCCTCGGCCAGCGCGTGACGACGACCGACGACGGGGACTTCCTCCCGAGCTTCGAGACCTTCTCCTTCCCCATCGCCGAGCGGGCTCGCTACGTACGCGTCAAGGCCGCTAACCAGCGCTCCGCGGGGCACTTCATCTTCCTCGATGAGCTGGTCATACAGTAG
- the radA gene encoding DNA repair protein RadA, translating to MAKKKTIYHCAECGAQYPKWQGYCSQCGTWNSIEEEEIVVSKKETTPGYSPKAAPSARPVRLADIQHREELRIDMGDPELNRVLGGGLVEGAFVLIGGEPGIGKSTLVLQTVLRLPLRTLYVSGEESLNQLKMRADRIGGGSGDDMMIYAETSLEKILHTAEELQPDLLVIDSIQTIQTELSESSPGSVSQIRECATALLKYCKTEGVPVIVIGHITKEGSIAGPKVLEHTVDVVLQFDGDKHYMYRILRGQKNRFGSTAELGIYEMRQTGLRPVENPSEHLMTSSDMRLSGVAVAAAMEGVRPFLIETQALVSSAVYATPQRSSTGFDTKRMNMLLAVLEKRAGFKLIQKDVFLNIAGGIRLSDPASDLAVITAVLSSSLDLALPEGVCLTGEVGLSGEVRPVARIEQRILEAERIGFRAILLPEGNLSHIADAPGRKIRLVGVKTVEEAFRLLFRRQPTETDAP from the coding sequence ATGGCGAAGAAAAAGACCATTTACCACTGCGCAGAGTGCGGAGCCCAGTACCCCAAGTGGCAGGGCTACTGCTCGCAGTGCGGCACGTGGAACAGCATAGAGGAGGAAGAGATCGTCGTCAGCAAGAAGGAAACGACCCCTGGCTACAGCCCCAAGGCAGCTCCCAGCGCGCGCCCCGTGCGTCTAGCGGACATCCAGCACCGCGAGGAGCTGCGCATCGACATGGGCGATCCCGAGCTCAACCGCGTCCTCGGCGGCGGGCTCGTCGAGGGCGCCTTCGTCCTCATCGGGGGCGAGCCCGGCATCGGCAAGTCTACGCTGGTGCTGCAGACCGTCCTCAGGCTGCCGCTACGCACGCTCTACGTCTCGGGCGAGGAGAGCCTCAACCAGCTCAAGATGCGCGCCGACCGTATCGGCGGCGGTAGCGGCGACGACATGATGATCTATGCCGAGACGAGCCTAGAGAAGATCCTCCACACCGCCGAGGAGCTGCAGCCCGACCTCCTCGTCATAGACTCCATACAGACCATACAGACCGAGCTCAGCGAGAGCTCCCCAGGCAGCGTCTCGCAGATACGCGAGTGCGCCACGGCCCTGCTCAAATACTGCAAGACCGAGGGCGTGCCCGTCATCGTCATCGGCCATATCACCAAGGAGGGCAGCATCGCAGGGCCCAAGGTGCTGGAGCACACGGTGGACGTGGTGCTGCAGTTCGACGGCGACAAACACTACATGTACCGCATCCTGCGCGGACAGAAGAACCGCTTCGGCAGCACTGCCGAGCTGGGCATCTACGAGATGCGTCAGACGGGTCTGCGCCCCGTGGAGAATCCCTCCGAGCACCTGATGACCAGCTCCGACATGCGCCTCAGTGGCGTGGCTGTAGCCGCCGCCATGGAGGGCGTGCGCCCCTTCCTCATCGAGACGCAGGCCCTGGTCAGCTCGGCCGTCTACGCCACCCCGCAGCGCTCCTCCACGGGCTTCGATACCAAGCGTATGAACATGCTGCTGGCGGTGCTAGAGAAGCGTGCAGGCTTCAAGCTCATACAGAAGGACGTCTTCCTCAACATCGCTGGCGGCATCCGCCTCAGCGACCCCGCCAGCGACCTGGCCGTCATCACGGCCGTCCTCTCCTCTAGCCTCGACCTAGCACTCCCCGAGGGCGTCTGCCTCACGGGCGAGGTCGGGCTATCGGGCGAGGTACGTCCCGTGGCGCGCATCGAGCAGCGTATCCTCGAGGCCGAGCGTATCGGCTTCCGCGCCATCCTCCTGCCCGAGGGCAACCTCAGCCACATCGCCGACGCCCCAGGGCGCAAGATCCGCCTCGTAGGGGTCAAGACCGTGGAGGAGGCCTTCCGCCTGCTCTTCCGTCGACAGCCCACCGAGACCGATGCCCCCTAG
- a CDS encoding Na(+)-translocating NADH-quinone reductase subunit A codes for MPNIITIKKGLTLNLKGKAPEEQLAPVAAASSYAVVPEDYVGFVPKVIVQPGMRVLAGEALLAHKAHPELKLTSPVSGEVVAVHRGEKRKVLSVEVRPEATIEYKEYATADALSMERSQLLSLLLESGMFSFFKQRPYDRIANPLDTPRDIFVTANLTAPLAPKFAYLVKGREHELQLALDALTRLTPGKVYLGVGTGELTGIRTVERVEVRGPHPAGLVGVLINHTAPVNKGEVVWTLKATDLLVIGRFLKTGRVDFSRTIALTGSEAKELGYVKVLPGARFEEVLAGRLAKKDSHERIIEGDVFTGVKVDEAHERMSFGIDQITIIPEGDDQHEVLGWALPRFKQFSMSRTYFSWLMPGKEYALDARIKGGRRAMIMSGQYDSVFPMDIYPEFLLKSLIAFNIDDMEARGIYEVAPEDFSVCEFVDTSKIPLQQLVRQGLDELYKEMN; via the coding sequence ATGCCGAACATTATCACGATAAAGAAGGGGCTCACGCTCAATCTGAAAGGGAAGGCACCTGAGGAACAGCTCGCACCAGTGGCTGCAGCTAGCTCCTACGCTGTCGTCCCCGAGGACTATGTGGGCTTTGTCCCCAAGGTGATCGTTCAGCCAGGGATGCGCGTGCTGGCAGGGGAAGCTCTGCTGGCGCATAAGGCTCATCCCGAGCTCAAACTGACCTCCCCCGTCAGCGGTGAGGTCGTCGCCGTCCACAGAGGCGAGAAGCGCAAGGTACTCAGCGTAGAGGTACGCCCCGAGGCGACCATCGAGTACAAGGAGTACGCCACGGCTGACGCCCTCAGCATGGAGCGCAGCCAGCTGCTGTCGCTGCTGCTGGAGAGTGGTATGTTCAGCTTCTTCAAGCAGCGCCCCTACGACCGCATCGCCAACCCTCTGGATACGCCCCGTGATATCTTCGTCACGGCGAACCTGACGGCTCCGCTGGCGCCTAAGTTCGCCTACCTCGTCAAAGGACGTGAGCACGAGCTGCAGCTGGCACTCGATGCGCTCACGCGCCTGACCCCAGGTAAGGTCTACCTCGGCGTCGGGACGGGCGAGCTGACGGGCATCCGCACGGTAGAGCGCGTAGAGGTACGTGGCCCACACCCTGCAGGGCTGGTCGGCGTACTGATCAATCACACGGCACCTGTCAATAAGGGCGAGGTCGTCTGGACGCTCAAGGCTACGGACCTCCTCGTCATCGGCCGCTTCCTCAAGACGGGTCGCGTAGACTTCTCCCGCACCATTGCCCTGACGGGCTCGGAGGCTAAGGAGCTGGGCTACGTCAAGGTGCTGCCTGGGGCACGCTTCGAGGAGGTGCTCGCAGGGCGTCTAGCGAAGAAGGACAGCCACGAGCGTATCATCGAGGGTGATGTCTTCACTGGGGTGAAGGTAGATGAGGCCCACGAGCGCATGAGCTTCGGCATCGACCAGATCACCATCATCCCCGAGGGGGACGACCAGCACGAGGTGCTGGGCTGGGCACTGCCTCGCTTCAAGCAGTTCAGCATGAGCCGCACCTACTTCTCCTGGCTGATGCCAGGTAAGGAGTACGCGCTGGATGCGCGTATCAAGGGTGGACGTCGCGCCATGATCATGAGTGGTCAGTACGACAGCGTCTTCCCTATGGACATCTACCCTGAGTTCCTACTCAAGAGCCTCATCGCCTTCAATATCGATGATATGGAGGCACGTGGTATCTACGAGGTGGCGCCCGAGGACTTCTCGGTCTGCGAGTTCGTGGACACGTCCAAGATACCCCTGCAGCAGCTCGTGCGCCAGGGGCTGGATGAGCTCTACAAGGAAATGAACTAA